One region of Bacteroidota bacterium genomic DNA includes:
- a CDS encoding serine hydrolase produces MKLHRSTKKIRTYELRSVLFIACLFFLLLNGRFQDSSQKDIPRKISDSNFIEELLKAEPEKFQSVFQNSGEYKVQIIYTQIDRDKKNIPHFTQYNFHLDPATYFYPASMVKLPAAALALEKINSLREKGVDKFSRLKIDSAWKCQTKMEFDSTAENGYPSVAHFIKRMLLTSDDEAYNRMFSFVGMEFLNRRMQEMGYANTRITHSFDVNCLGELARHTNPFIFYDKSGKEIYRQPMLVCEKKYPPPFGEIKIGKGYLDSKNKLVNQPKDFTYLNCMTLQEVHDMLLSVIFPASVPEDKRFKLTGDDYSFLRKYLSMYPRESDFPKYDSKKYWDSYKKYFLYGDSKDSITNKNIRIFNIVGQSHGFLSDAAYIVDFENKTEFMLAATIYVNSDGILNDGKYEYNEIGFPFLANLGRTIYEYEKKRKRENIPDLSEFQLKY; encoded by the coding sequence ATGAAACTCCATCGAAGTACGAAAAAAATACGAACCTACGAACTACGAAGTGTTCTTTTCATCGCTTGTTTGTTTTTTCTTTTGCTTAATGGCAGATTTCAGGATTCATCGCAGAAAGATATTCCAAGAAAAATATCCGATTCAAATTTCATAGAAGAATTGCTGAAAGCCGAACCGGAAAAATTCCAGAGTGTTTTTCAGAACTCAGGAGAGTATAAAGTTCAGATTATTTATACGCAGATTGACAGGGATAAAAAAAATATTCCTCATTTCACACAATATAATTTTCATCTCGACCCTGCAACTTATTTTTATCCTGCAAGCATGGTCAAACTTCCGGCTGCTGCGCTTGCTCTTGAAAAAATAAATTCACTCCGCGAGAAAGGCGTTGACAAATTTTCCCGCCTGAAAATTGACAGCGCGTGGAAGTGCCAGACAAAAATGGAATTTGATTCTACTGCTGAAAACGGTTATCCTTCGGTGGCGCACTTTATCAAGCGCATGCTACTCACGAGCGATGACGAGGCGTACAACCGCATGTTTTCATTTGTCGGAATGGAATTTCTGAACAGGCGGATGCAGGAAATGGGTTATGCGAACACGCGCATCACTCATTCGTTTGATGTGAATTGTCTTGGCGAACTTGCCCGCCACACCAATCCGTTTATCTTTTACGACAAAAGCGGAAAAGAAATTTATCGCCAGCCGATGCTCGTGTGCGAAAAAAAATATCCTCCTCCTTTCGGTGAAATAAAAATAGGGAAAGGATATCTGGACAGCAAAAATAAATTGGTGAATCAGCCGAAGGACTTCACCTATCTGAACTGCATGACCCTGCAGGAAGTTCACGACATGCTTCTCTCCGTAATTTTTCCCGCAAGCGTTCCTGAAGACAAGAGATTCAAACTTACGGGCGATGATTATTCTTTTCTCAGAAAATATCTTTCCATGTATCCGCGTGAGAGCGATTTTCCGAAATACGACAGTAAAAAATATTGGGACAGTTATAAAAAATATTTTCTCTATGGCGATTCAAAGGACTCCATTACGAATAAAAACATCCGCATTTTTAATATTGTGGGGCAGTCGCATGGATTTCTTTCGGATGCCGCCTACATTGTGGACTTTGAAAATAAAACTGAGTTCATGCTTGCCGCCACCATTTATGTGAACAGCGATGGAATTCTGAATGATGGAAAATATGAATACAACGAAATTGGTTTTCCGTTTCTGGCAAATCTGGGGAGAACGATTTATGAGTATGAAAAGAAACGCAAGCGCGAAAATATTCCTGACCTGAGTGAATTTCAATTGAAGTACTGA
- a CDS encoding amino acid permease — translation MNSKKYIGFFTATSIVIANMIGTGVFTSLGFQAAGLHSGFALLLLWVIGGIAALTGALCYGELGAALPRSGGEYNFLSRIYHPAVGFLSGWVSATVGFAAPVAASAIALGKYLSRVFPEMNPVYVAAAVVIFLTLIHVSNLKTGRGIQNFLTATNVLVILGIIFFGVLAHRTGTASFSATRNTANDIFSPAFGVSLFFVSFAYSGWNASTYIAGEIESPQKNLPRSLFSGTLLVLFLYVLLNFVFLYTIPLDEMKDADGFPVVDIGSLAAAKIFGATGGKIIAIVISMLLLSSVSGMILAGPRVSQVMGEDHHMFRFFSMKNKNGIPFIAILSQSCITLFFIFTSTFDAVITYIGFTLNLMTFFSVLGLFVLRIKKPDLLRPYKTWGYPVTPIIFLLFGAWLLVYGLMFKQKESLAGFATVAIGLLVYFADKKISDEKNA, via the coding sequence ATGAATTCAAAAAAATATATTGGCTTTTTCACTGCCACTTCCATTGTCATTGCGAACATGATTGGAACCGGTGTGTTCACCAGTTTAGGATTTCAGGCGGCCGGACTTCATTCAGGATTTGCGTTGTTGCTGCTTTGGGTGATTGGAGGAATTGCCGCACTCACTGGCGCGCTCTGCTATGGAGAATTGGGCGCTGCGCTTCCGCGCTCGGGCGGTGAATATAATTTTCTCTCGCGGATTTATCATCCGGCAGTCGGATTTCTTTCCGGATGGGTTTCGGCAACGGTTGGATTTGCCGCGCCTGTTGCTGCATCGGCAATCGCGCTGGGAAAATATTTGTCGCGGGTTTTTCCGGAGATGAATCCGGTTTACGTTGCAGCGGCAGTTGTAATTTTTCTTACGCTCATTCATGTCAGTAATTTAAAAACCGGAAGAGGAATTCAGAATTTTCTTACGGCAACAAACGTACTGGTGATTCTGGGAATTATTTTTTTCGGAGTGCTGGCGCATAGAACAGGAACTGCAAGTTTTTCTGCAACAAGAAACACAGCAAACGATATTTTCAGTCCCGCATTCGGTGTTTCACTTTTCTTTGTTTCATTCGCGTATTCCGGTTGGAATGCTTCCACCTATATTGCCGGAGAAATTGAATCACCGCAGAAAAATCTTCCGCGCTCGCTCTTCAGCGGAACATTGCTCGTGCTTTTTCTCTATGTGCTGCTGAATTTTGTTTTTCTCTATACCATTCCGCTGGATGAAATGAAAGACGCGGATGGATTTCCGGTGGTGGACATCGGCTCGCTCGCTGCTGCAAAAATTTTCGGAGCCACCGGAGGAAAAATTATTGCGATAGTAATTTCCATGCTGCTGCTTTCATCCGTAAGCGGAATGATTCTCGCAGGTCCCCGCGTTTCGCAGGTAATGGGTGAAGACCATCACATGTTTCGGTTTTTCTCTATGAAAAATAAAAACGGAATTCCGTTCATCGCCATTCTCTCGCAGAGCTGCATCACACTTTTTTTTATTTTCACTTCCACTTTTGACGCTGTGATAACTTACATTGGATTTACATTAAACCTGATGACATTTTTTTCTGTGCTCGGATTATTTGTGCTGAGAATTAAAAAACCTGATTTGCTCCGCCCTTATAAAACATGGGGTTATCCCGTAACGCCAATTATTTTTTTATTGTTCGGTGCTTGGCTGCTTGTTTACGGCTTAATGTTTAAGCAGAAAGAATCTCTTGCCGGATTTGCCACTGTGGCAATCGGCTTACTTGTTTATTTTGCAGATAAAAAAATTTCAGATGAGAAAAATGCCTAG
- a CDS encoding M23 family metallopeptidase, translated as MSKIKYKFNTHSLTYEKVGFSWRKIILRVLSYLAIGTVFAGITVFIAFTYFDSPKEKMQKREIEWMTYQYDILNKKLGQVQTVLGDIQKRDDNIYRMIFEADPIADEIRKAGFGGVDRYKELEGYENSKLVVESTKKLDQLSKQLYIQSKSFDEVVKMAKNKEQMLASIPAIQPISNKDLKHEPSGYGWRTDPIYKTSEFHPGLDFTANTGTEIYSTGDGVVEEANADAQGYGNHVIINHGFGYKTLYGHMSRMAAHVGQKVKRGELIGYVGSTGRSTGPHVHYEVIKNGEKVNPIHYFFNDLSPEEYQQMIELSSRASQSFD; from the coding sequence ATGTCTAAAATCAAGTATAAATTTAATACGCACTCGCTGACCTATGAAAAAGTAGGATTCAGCTGGAGAAAAATTATTCTGCGCGTACTTTCTTATCTCGCCATTGGAACTGTGTTTGCGGGCATAACTGTTTTCATCGCCTTCACCTATTTCGATTCTCCCAAAGAAAAAATGCAGAAGCGTGAAATTGAGTGGATGACCTATCAATATGACATCCTCAACAAAAAACTCGGGCAAGTTCAAACTGTGTTAGGCGATATTCAAAAACGCGATGACAATATTTACCGGATGATTTTTGAAGCTGATCCCATTGCCGATGAAATCCGCAAAGCAGGATTCGGTGGTGTAGATAGATACAAAGAATTGGAAGGTTATGAAAATTCAAAACTAGTTGTTGAGAGCACAAAGAAACTCGATCAACTTTCAAAACAACTTTACATCCAGTCAAAATCATTTGACGAAGTGGTGAAGATGGCGAAGAACAAAGAGCAGATGCTCGCTTCGATTCCCGCCATTCAGCCAATTTCAAATAAAGATTTGAAACATGAACCTTCGGGTTATGGCTGGAGAACCGATCCCATTTACAAAACTTCCGAGTTTCATCCGGGGCTTGATTTCACTGCGAACACCGGAACAGAAATTTATTCCACAGGCGATGGTGTGGTGGAAGAAGCAAATGCCGATGCGCAGGGATACGGAAATCATGTCATCATCAATCACGGTTTCGGATATAAAACTTTGTACGGGCACATGAGCCGCATGGCAGCGCATGTCGGGCAAAAAGTGAAGCGCGGAGAATTGATTGGCTATGTGGGAAGCACCGGCCGCTCCACCGGTCCGCACGTGCATTACGAAGTAATTAAAAATGGCGAGAAGGTAAATCCCATTCATTATTTCTTCAACGACCTTTCTCCGGAAGAATACCAGCAGATGATTGAACTTTCTTCACGCGCATCGCAATCGTTCGACTAA